The proteins below are encoded in one region of Scyliorhinus torazame isolate Kashiwa2021f chromosome 8, sScyTor2.1, whole genome shotgun sequence:
- the LOC140428482 gene encoding uncharacterized protein, which translates to METQYKQFHDYQFAADEVFQRGLAQLGEAVRGSEERLLAAKIYYYSRFIGPIDLESYKEWLSSQIIDANNQNNLAAAEDITKAFEMLLRHIPSDPVQNDQSATVETTKVGQMPPIDQQEEKMEDERMYFQIRKEIEGTDHDALKENSQTQERPENRTVGGIGNLSSITTAVNVEHCTLSFSQVLHLVQSGQEIPGIQKRNIMSTNSMPTVSQMARKPKPWEKVSNIFTHSN; encoded by the exons ATGGAGACCCAGTACAAGCAGTTTCACGACTATCAGTTCGCGGCTGATGAAGTGTTTCAACGAGGCTTGGCCCAGCTAGGAGAGGCGGTGCGCGGATCGGAGGAGCGGCTCCTCGCGGCGAAGATCTACTATTATTCCAG GTTTATTGGACCCATTGACCTTGAAAGTTACAAAGAATGGCTTTCCTCACAAATTATTGATGCCAACAATCAGAATAACCTAGCTGCAGCGGAAGATATAACAAAGGCATTTGAGATGCTACTCAGACACATTCCAAGTGATCCGGTACAAAATGACCAATCGGCTACAGTAGAAACCACAAAGGTCGGTCAAATGCCACCCATAGATCAACAAGAGGAGAAAATGGAGGATGAAAGAATGTACTTTCAGATTAGAAAAGAAATAGAAGGTACAGATCACGATGCTCTAAAAGAGAACAGTCAAACACAGGAACGCCCTGAAAACAGAACAGTTGGTGGCATTGGAAACCTTTCTTCGATAACCACAGCAGTGAATGTGGAACACTGCACTTTATCTTTCTCTCAAGTACTTCACCTTGTGCAAAGTGGACAAGAAATTCCCGGCATTCAAAAACGAAACATTATGTCAACCAATAGTATGCCTACAGTTTCACAAATGGCAAGGAAGCCCAAACCTTGGGAAAAAGTGTCTAATATTTTTACTCACAGTAATTAA